A single window of Methanomicrobia archaeon DNA harbors:
- the porA gene encoding pyruvate ferredoxin oxidoreductase translates to MTKGRLVGLEGSFAIAEAVRMVNADVISAYPITPQTHIVERLAEMIADGELDAEFICVESEHSAMSACVGASAAGARVFTCSAGQGLELMHEVLYIPASMRLPVVAVAANRALSGPLSVWCDHSDAMALRDIGWIQIFAENNQQAFDLTVCAYRMAEDQDVLFPAMVHIDGFYLSHVTEDMELPAEADVADFIPDYEYPFVLDPAKPVSMGCYGPPFIYFEAKMAQNVAFEASKSKILEVWKVFKETFGRSYEPVETYRMEDARTALLTMGSISESAMLAIDELRSEGKAVGLIRLRLWRPFPFAELREAVKNLDCLLVLDRAISYGMGGPVCGEVKAALYDKRQDLAIVSYIAGIGGRDVTLDEFKYMINRGEEKAQLVTLGEELEPEIIGVRE, encoded by the coding sequence ATGACGAAAGGAAGATTAGTGGGATTGGAAGGCTCCTTTGCTATCGCGGAGGCGGTGCGAATGGTGAATGCGGATGTGATCTCAGCCTATCCCATTACGCCGCAGACACACATCGTCGAGCGCCTGGCGGAGATGATCGCCGATGGCGAGCTAGATGCGGAGTTCATCTGTGTTGAATCGGAGCATTCAGCCATGAGCGCCTGCGTCGGTGCCTCGGCAGCGGGCGCCCGGGTGTTCACCTGCTCCGCAGGCCAGGGCCTGGAATTGATGCATGAGGTGCTCTACATACCCGCGTCAATGCGGCTCCCGGTGGTCGCCGTGGCGGCGAACCGCGCATTGTCAGGGCCGCTTTCGGTCTGGTGCGATCATTCTGACGCCATGGCGCTGCGTGACATCGGCTGGATCCAGATCTTCGCGGAGAACAATCAGCAGGCGTTTGACCTTACCGTCTGCGCCTACCGTATGGCAGAAGATCAGGACGTTCTCTTCCCCGCGATGGTCCATATTGACGGCTTTTATCTCTCTCATGTCACCGAGGACATGGAGCTGCCAGCGGAAGCAGACGTCGCCGATTTCATCCCGGATTATGAGTATCCGTTCGTGCTGGATCCCGCGAAGCCGGTGAGCATGGGCTGCTATGGTCCGCCGTTCATCTATTTCGAGGCGAAGATGGCGCAGAACGTCGCGTTTGAAGCGTCGAAGTCAAAGATCCTGGAGGTCTGGAAGGTGTTCAAGGAGACCTTCGGCAGATCTTACGAGCCGGTAGAGACTTATCGCATGGAAGACGCGCGCACCGCGCTGCTGACCATGGGCAGCATCAGTGAGAGTGCGATGCTGGCGATCGACGAGCTGCGTTCCGAAGGGAAGGCGGTAGGCCTTATTCGTCTGCGACTCTGGCGACCGTTTCCGTTCGCCGAATTGCGGGAGGCGGTCAAGAATCTTGACTGTCTGCTGGTGCTGGATCGTGCAATCTCCTATGGTATGGGTGGACCGGTCTGCGGCGAGGTAAAAGCGGCACTCTACGATAAGCGGCAGGATCTCGCGATCGTGAGCTATATCGCAGGGATTGGCGGTCGGGACGTGACGTTAGACGAGTTCAAATACATGATCAACCGCGGTGAGGAAAAAGCGCAGCTGGTAACGCTGGGTGAAGAGCTCGAGCCCGAGATCATAGGGGTGAGGGAGTGA
- a CDS encoding pyruvate synthase subunit beta: protein MRGEGERNDLEQAAELFTPLLLTTDENFAPGHRACIGCGEALAVRHVCKALGTNVIVVNATGCIEIFSSLLPQTTWRLPWIHTLFENVGAVVSGVESAYKARIRKGKIPDRGVKFVGIAGDGGTTDIGLQALSGALERGHNILYCCFDNEAYMNTGIQRSSSTPYGAWTTTAPVGKHSIGQMTWKKNMPEIVVAHRIPYMATACPSYPLDLMEKVQKGLETEGPAYLHILSVCPTGWRCAPEETIEFGRLAVETGIFPLYEVINGDYRMSLDFPVLRPVKDYLRRQGRFRHLTEKDIDRIQARVDEDYAKLREKAGVK, encoded by the coding sequence ATGCGGGGGGAAGGAGAACGGAACGATCTTGAGCAAGCAGCGGAGTTGTTCACGCCACTGCTGCTCACGACGGATGAGAACTTTGCACCCGGGCATCGTGCCTGCATCGGCTGCGGTGAGGCACTCGCCGTTCGGCATGTCTGCAAAGCACTCGGCACGAACGTGATCGTCGTGAACGCAACGGGCTGCATCGAGATCTTCTCGTCGTTACTGCCCCAGACCACGTGGCGTCTGCCCTGGATACACACGCTGTTTGAGAATGTGGGCGCGGTCGTTTCTGGCGTTGAATCCGCGTATAAGGCGCGTATACGAAAGGGGAAGATCCCGGATCGCGGCGTTAAATTCGTCGGGATCGCGGGCGACGGCGGCACCACGGATATCGGTTTACAGGCTTTATCCGGCGCGCTGGAGCGAGGCCATAACATCCTCTATTGCTGCTTTGATAATGAAGCGTATATGAACACCGGCATTCAGCGGTCTTCCTCAACACCGTATGGCGCGTGGACGACCACCGCGCCGGTGGGCAAGCATAGCATCGGGCAGATGACCTGGAAGAAGAACATGCCTGAGATCGTCGTGGCACACCGGATCCCTTATATGGCGACCGCATGCCCGTCGTATCCGCTCGATCTGATGGAGAAGGTACAGAAAGGTCTGGAGACCGAAGGCCCCGCCTACCTGCATATACTCTCGGTCTGCCCCACCGGCTGGCGGTGCGCGCCGGAGGAGACGATCGAGTTCGGCCGCCTGGCCGTTGAGACCGGTATCTTCCCGCTGTATGAGGTGATCAACGGTGATTATCGCATGAGTTTGGATTTCCCCGTGCTGAGACCGGTGAAGGACTATTTGCGGCGGCAGGGGCGATTCAGGCATCTGACCGAGAAGGACATTGACCGTATTCAAGCGCGGGTGGATGAAGACTACGCGAAATTGCGTGAGAAAGCGGGGGTGAAGTAA